One genomic segment of Theobroma cacao cultivar B97-61/B2 chromosome 6, Criollo_cocoa_genome_V2, whole genome shotgun sequence includes these proteins:
- the LOC18595374 gene encoding acetylornithine aminotransferase, mitochondrial: MGSLQLFHSFSVSVSPATNLRRPLNNGRVSACLNVDVEAPNPLKMKSGGSKEVIEEEGKVLVGTYARAPVVLSRGKGCKLYDPEGREFLDCAAGIAVNALGHGDPDWVRAVTEQANVLTHVSNAYYSIPQVELAKRLVANSFADRVFFSNSGTEANEAAIKFSRKFQRFTHPDDKQPATGFISFTNSFHGRTLGALALTSKEHYRSPFEPVMPGVTFLEYGNKQTAKDLIQQGKIAAVFVEPIQGEGGIYSAKKEFLQALRKACDDAGCLLVFDEVQCGLGRTGYLWAHEVYGVYPDIMTLAKPLAGGLPIGATLVTERVASAVAHGDHGSTFAGSPLVCSAAIAVLDKIANPSFLSSVSKKGHYFKELLIKKLGGNAHVKEVRGLGLIIGIELDVSASPLVDACRNSGLIVLTAGKGNVVRLVPPLIISEKELEHAADVLHECLPALDSN; this comes from the exons atgggtTCTCTCCAGCTTTTTCACAGCTTCTCAGTTTCAGTTTCCCCGGCGACGAATCTCCGCCGTCCGTTGAACAATGGGAGAGTGAGTGCATGTCTAAACGTGGACGTGGAAGCACCGAATCCGTTGAAAATGAAGTCGGGTGGAAGCAAGGAAGTGATAGAGGAAGAAGGGAAGGTTCTTGTTGGGACGTATGCAAGAGCTCCGGTGGTGCTGTCCCGTGGCAAAGGCTGCAAATTGTACGATCCTGAAGGGCGAGAGTTTCTTGACTGTGCAGCTGGGATTGCTGTCAATGCGCTTGGTCATGGGGATCCTGATTGGGTCAGGGCGGTTACAGAGCAAGCTAATGTGCTTACTCATGTTAGTAATGCCTACTATTCCATTCCTCAG GTGGAGCTTGCAAAACGTCTTGTGGCTAATTCTTTTGCTGATcgtgtatttttctcaaactctgGAACGGAAGCAAATGAGGCTGCTATTAAGTTTTCCAGGAAGTTTCAAAGATTTACACATCCTGATGATAAACAGCCTGCCACTGGTTTTATCTCTTTTACTAATAGCTTCCATGGTAGGACCTTGGGAGCCCTTGCTTTGACAAGTAAAGAGCATTATCGTTCACCATTTGAGCCTGTTATGCCCGGAGTTACTTTCCTGGAGTATGGCAATAAACAAACTGCAAAAGATCTTATCCAGCAGGGAAAAATTGCTGCTGTATTTGTTGAACCCATTCAGGGCGAAGGTGGAATATACAGTGCAAAAAAAGAATTCCTGCAAGCTTTGCGAAAGGCATGTGATGATGCTGGATGCCTCCTGGTTTTTGATGAG GTTCAATGTGGATTGGGTCGAACTGGTTATCTCTGGGCACATGAAGTATACGGTGTATACCCAGATATAATGACACTTGCCAAGCCTCTTGCGGGAGGTCTTCCAATAGGTGCTACTTTAGTAACAGAAAGAGTTGCTTCTGCTGTAGCCCATGGAGACCATGGAAGTACCTTTGCTGGTTCACCTCTTGTTTGTAGTGCTGCTATTGCtgttttagataaaattgCAAATCCCAGTTTCTTGTCCAGCGTCTCAAAGAAAGGTCATTACTTCAAAGAATTGTTGATCAAAAAGCTTGGAGGAAATGCACACGTGAAAGAAGTGCGTGGTTTGGGTCTTATAATTGGAATAGAGCTAGATGTATCAGCTTCACCCCTTGTAGATGCCTGTCGAAATTCTGGTCTTATAGTATTAACCGCGGGAAAAGGAAATGTTGTGAGATTGGTGCCACCATTGATCATCTCAGAGAAAGAGTTGGAGCATGCAGCTGATGTTCTACATGAATGTTTACCAGCACTTGATAGTAACTGA